The sequence below is a genomic window from Sulfurimonas sp..
TAATTGTTCTGCTTCTTTTAATTTTTAGTAAATTCTACACTTCCTTTTTTAGAGAGCACAAATCTCTGCGCTACTACGCAAATCCAACTTATCCTATTTACGGCACGGCAAAATTTATTACGCTTACTTTAGGACACGGGAAAAAAGAGCTAAAACTTCTCGGCAGAGATGCCGCTATAAAACCAAAGTCGGAAAAAGAGAATGCCTCTAAAAAAATGAAACTTGTTATTATGGTTGTAGGCGAAGCTGCCAGAGCAGACCGTTTTTCACTTAACGGCTATGGGCGCGAGACAAATCCGCTGCTAAAACAAGAAGATATAATAAATTTTTCCAATATTCATTCCTGCGGCACCTCAACGGCCGTTTCTGTACCTTGCATGTTTTCCATTTACAACCGTGAGGAGTATACCGATTCCAAAGGTGCAACAACGGAAAATGTTCTTGATGTATTAAATCATACCGGTAAAATCGCCATTCTTTGGAGGGATAACAATTCAGATTCAAAAGGTGTAGGAGAGCGTATTTTATGCGAGGACTTCAAAAACAGTACTATCAATACTATTTGCGACATTGAACCTCGTGACGAAGGGATGCTCATAGGGCTAGATAAGTACATCGAAACCAACAAAGACAAAGATGTTCTTATAGTTTTACACCAGATGGGTAATCACGGTCCTGCTTATTACAAAAGATATCCGAAATCTTTTGAAAAATTTACTCCGGTCTGTACTACCAATCAACTTGAAAATTGTTCGCAAGAAGAGATATCCAATGCCTACGACAATGCAATTTTATATACAGACTATTTCTTATCAAAAGTTATTAATTTTTTAAAACCGTATTCAAACACTCATGAAACGGCTATGGTATATATGAGCGACCACGGCGAAAGCTTAGGTGAAAATGGGCTATATCTTCATGGTCTTCCGTATTTTATGGCTCCAAAGACTCAGACACATATAGCATCGCTTATGTGGTTTGGAGGTGAGATTACAAAAGAGATAGATTTGAAAAAACTAAAATCATACTCAGATAATGAGTTTTCGCATAATAATCTTTTTCATACCCTTTTAGGAATTTTTGGAGTAAGTTCAAGCGTGTACGAAAAAGAAAAAGATATTCTTGCTCCTGCTAGCATTGAATAGGGAGTTTCATTTAAATACTCAAGCGCTTTCTCTGCCAAAGATTTGCGGTATGCCTGCTCTTGCTTTTTTAATCCTCATATCTATCTAATCTTTTTTTATGCAATAGACTCGCGCCCTGATAATAGCCAAGAATATCGTCTTTCATCTTGCTATTTGTTTCAATTTCCTTATATTTTGTCGAAAATATATCCTGATCTAGGACTTCATAGCTTTGGATTTTTTTCCCGACAGACAATATTGTCAAGCTATTTTCTTTATATAATCCAAGCTTTTGGTAAGTCCCCACAAGCGCCCTTTGCTCAAATGAAGAGTCTAAGATATCTTTTCCGTAAAACTTGCTCTTATATGACCAATTTAACAAGCCAAAAAGAGTCGGCATAATATCAATTTGACTTGAAACCTTATCGACAACTTGCGGTTTTATAATATCGGGCGCATAGACAATCATAGGGATATGATACTTATCAAGCGGGAGTTCCACCTTTCCTGCACTAACGGCACAATGATCGGCGACAATGACAAAAATCGTATTTTTAAACCATGGCTTTTCTTTGGCTTTTTTCAAAAAATCTCCGATTGCAAAATCCGTATATTTTACGGCACCGTCTCTTCCCGTGTGCGAAGGTATATCGATTCGCCCATCCGGATAA
It includes:
- a CDS encoding phosphoethanolamine transferase, encoding MYKKIQPITQYRLITVTALFLALFTNVSFFKNVMDIYPPTLANLPFLFSLFAVNTTIIVLLLSLLSSKYTTKPLLIVFLIVSALTNYFMNAYHIVIDESMIRNSVQTDLNESMDLLSFELMGYLLFLGILPSIAVYKFPVKFGSWRQEAILKLKITGISLGVIVLLLLIFSKFYTSFFREHKSLRYYANPTYPIYGTAKFITLTLGHGKKELKLLGRDAAIKPKSEKENASKKMKLVIMVVGEAARADRFSLNGYGRETNPLLKQEDIINFSNIHSCGTSTAVSVPCMFSIYNREEYTDSKGATTENVLDVLNHTGKIAILWRDNNSDSKGVGERILCEDFKNSTINTICDIEPRDEGMLIGLDKYIETNKDKDVLIVLHQMGNHGPAYYKRYPKSFEKFTPVCTTNQLENCSQEEISNAYDNAILYTDYFLSKVINFLKPYSNTHETAMVYMSDHGESLGENGLYLHGLPYFMAPKTQTHIASLMWFGGEITKEIDLKKLKSYSDNEFSHNNLFHTLLGIFGVSSSVYEKEKDILAPASIE